The Penicillium oxalicum strain HP7-1 chromosome IV, whole genome shotgun sequence genome contains a region encoding:
- a CDS encoding ATP-dependent RNA helicase dbp10, with protein MPRRQSSPAMSENEFDITSALFQDNDNSDIETGKNASHKTFDHTQDLDFLNGDDDGDAAFIATQQASANRKGSNLKGRTVKKGGGFQAMGLNANLLKAIARKGFSVPTPIQRKTIPVIMDDKDVVGMARTGSGKTAAFVIPMIEKLKNHSPTFGARALIMSPSRELALQTLKVVKEMGRGTDLRSVLLIGGDSLEDQFAMMAGNPDIVIATPGRFLHLKVEMDLDLSSIRYVVFDEADRLFEMGFAAQLTEILHGLPSTRQTLLFSATLPKSLVEFARAGLQEPSLVRLDAETKISPDLQNAFFSVKSSDKEGALLHILQNVIKMPTGPTEVTQRFKAETEDPKSKKRKRPHSGKSIYKESPTEHSTIIFTATKHHVDYIYSLLIEAGYATSYAYGSLDQLARKIQVENFRKGISNILVVTDVAARGIDIPILANVINYDFPSQPKIFVHRVGRTARAGRTGWSYSLVRDADAPYLLDLQLFLGRRLVLGRQFRTDVNYAEDVVVGALPRDPLSQSCEWANKVLVENVDIASQRQVSVRGEKLYMRTRNAASLESAKRAKKVTSSEEWSTLHPLFNDDESQMEAEREKMLARIGGFRPSETVFEVHNRRGGKQEGGEAIDTIKRLRATVDKKKIRAQHKEQSELAELGIAVNQVDKDDDAEEDVDLPDVAGDNMSEASEGELEVTFSAYNQKDKSSGKATGLPANAFQNPDYFMGYTPAHHNSAEDRAYGVHSGTNSNFAHESRNATMDLNGDDGQKNFGENRSVMRWDKRHKKYVARQNDEDGSKGTRLVRGESGAKIAASFRSGRFQSWKKGKRMSNLPRVGEAETPGLSTGSGMPGVHGPGGRFRHQKQQAPKRADPLRGDYEKQKKKNETARERQHGQVGGAAARGKSEIRSTEDIRKARNLKQKRREKNARPSKKR; from the exons ATGCCTCGCCGCCAGTCATCGCCGGCGATGTCGGAAAATGAATTCGATATCACTAGTGCCTTGTTTCAAGACAATGATAATTCCGACATTGAGACTGGCAAAAATGCCTCGCACAAGACCTTCGACCATACCCAAGACCTCGACTTCCTCAACGGCGACGACGATGGTGATGCAGCTTTTATCGCGACACAGCAGGCATCAGCCAACAGGAAAGGCTCAAATCTCAAGGGCCGCACAGTGAAGAAGGGAGGTGGCTTCCAAGCTATGGGTCTCAACGCCAATCTCCTCAAGGCAATTGCTCGGAAAGGATTCTCAGTTCCCACCCCAATTCAACGGAAGACGATACCGGTGATCATGGACGATAAGGATGTTGTGGGTATGGCTCGAACCGGTTCTGGCAAGACTGCAGCTTTTGTTATTCCAATGAttgagaagttgaagaaTCACAGCCCCACGTTTGGTGCTCGCGCTTTGATCATGTCGCCATCACGCGAACTTGCTCTGCAAACCTTGAAGGTTGTCAAGGAGATGGGCCGTGGGACAGACTTGAGATCAGTCTTGCTGATCGGTGGAGACAGCTTGGAGGACCAGTTCGCCATGATGGCTGGCAATCCTGACATTGTGATCGCCACCCCTGGTCGTTTCCTTCATTTGAAGGTAGAgatggatctggatctcTCGAGTATCCGCTACGTCGTCTTTGACGAGGCCGATCGTCTCTTCGAAATGGGTTTCGCCGCCCAATTGACTGAGATTCTTCATGGTCTCCCCTCGACTCGACAGACGCTTCTGTTCTCCGCGACGCTCCCCAAATCACTGGTAGAATTTGCGAGAGCTGGCCTGCAAGAGCCGAGTCTTGTGCGCTTGGATGCCGAGACCAAGATCTCTCCCGATCTTCAAAATGCATTCTTCTCCGTCAAGTCGTCCGACAAAGAGGGCGCTTTACTTCACATTTTGCAAAATGTCATCAAAATGCCCACTGGCCCGACTGAAGTCACACAGAGGTTCAAAGCGGAAACTGAAGATccgaaaagcaagaaaagaaaacgccCTCACTCCGGAAAGTCCATCTATAAAGAATCTCCCACCGAGCACTCCACCATCATCTTTACCGCCACTAAGCATCACGTCGACTATATTTATTCCCTGCTGATTGAAGCTGGTTACGCGACTTCATATGCTTATGGTAGTCTTGACCAACTAGCCCGGAAGATTCAG GTTGAGAACTTTCGAAAGGGCATCTCCAACATCCTCGTTGTCACAGATGTAGCTGCCCGAGGTATTGATATCCCTATTCTTGCCAATGTCATCAATTACGATTTCCCCTCTCAGCCCAAGATCTTTGTTCATCGGGTTGGTCGTACTGCCCGTGCTGGTCGGACCGGATGGAGTTACAGCCTGGTCCGTGATGCGGACGCGCCTTACCTGCTTGATCTCCAGTTGTTCCTTGGACGGAGATTGGTTCTGGGACGTCAATTCAGAACCGACGTCAACTATGCGGAGGATGTTGTCGTCGGTGCCCTTCCGCGTGATCCGCTCTCACAGAGCTGCGAATGGGCCAATAAGGTTTTGGTCGAGAATGTCGACATCGCCTCGCAGCGTCAAGTGTCTGTCCGTGGTGAGAAGCTGTACATGCGCACGCGAAATGCGGCATCATTGGAGAGTGCGAAGCGAGCGAAGAAGGTTACATCGTCGGAGGAGTGGTCCACCTTGCATCCTCTCTTTAACGACGACGAAAGCCAGATGGAAGCGGAGCGTGAGAAGATGCTTGCCCGGATTGGCGGCTTCCGCCCCTCAGAGACGGTCTTTGAGGTGCACaatcgacgaggaggcaAGCAGGAAGGTGGAGAAGCGATCGACACCATCAAACGACTTCGTGCTACCGTGGATAAGAAGAAGATTCGTGCTCAGCACAAGGAGCAATCTGAGCTGGCCGAGCTGGGCATCGCTGTCAACCAAGTCGACAAGGATGACGATGCTGAGGAGGACGTGGATCTTCCTGATGTCGCGGGAGACAACATGTCCGAGGCCTCGGAAGGCGAGCTGGAAGTGACCTTTTCGGCCTACAACCAGAAGGACAAGTCGTCCGGCAAGGCCACTGGGCTCCCAGCCAATGCCTTCCAGAACCCCGATTACTTCATGGGGTACACGCCTGCGCATCACAATAGTGCTGAAGACCGGGCGTATGGTGTCCACTCCGGTACCAATTCCAACTTTGCACACGAGTCTCGCAACGCCACGATGGATCTGAATGGCGACGACGGACAGAAGAACTTTGGTGAGAATCGTTCCGTCATGCGATGGGACAAGCGACACAAGAAGTACGTCGCCCGGCAGAATGACGAGGATGGATCAAAGGGTACGCGTCTGGTGCGCGGAGAGAGTGGTGCGAAGATCGCTGCCAGCTTCCGCAGTGGCCGATTCCAGAGTTGGAAGAAGGGCAAGCGTATGAGTAACCTGCCTCGCGTGGGTGAAGCGGAGACACCAGGTCTCTCCACGGGGTCGGGGATGCCCGGTGTTCACGGTCCTGGAGGCCGATTCCGTCACCAGAAGCAGCAGGCACCCAAGCGCGCCGATCCACTGCGTGGCGATTACGagaaacagaagaaaaagaacgagACTGCACGAGAGCGTCAACATGGCCAGGTCGGCGGTGCTGCGGCTCGGGGTAAGAGTGAGATTCGCTCTACCGAGGATATTCGGAAGGCGCGAAACCTGAAGCAAAAGCGTCGTGAGAAGAATGCTCGTCCTTCCAAGAAGCGCTAG